The nucleotide window TTTCGCTAATTCAGTCCTCATCGCTGCTAGGTCTACTAGTAAGGGTACACCGGTATAATCCTGCATTATTACTCTCGTGGGTAAAAAGGAAAACTCCTCTCCAGTTTTCCATGACCCTATTTTCTGGAGGTCTTCATCTGTGACCTTCTTACCGTCCAAGTTCCTCATTACGTTTTCTGCCAATACCCTTATAGAATAAGGTAAGGAAAAAACGTCGTAACCTAGGCTTTCAAGTTTTTTAAGGTTATAAAACTTTACGTTCCCCTCTAGGAGTTCTGGTGAAAACGCCATAGTTAAATATCGCATTTAAAGACTATAAACGGGTTTTATAAAAGTAGGGTAAGAATTTTTAGGGTGTTGTATAAATCTTCATGGGAATGAGTTTAGCGTTAGTCGTAATTTTAATACTTATAGGGGTCGCGGTAGGTGCACTGACCGGGATAACTGGGTCTAGCGGTGTCCTAATTGTAGTACCAGCACTCTCCTATCTAGGCTTGTCTTTCAAAGACGCTGTCGGTTCAAGTCTCCTTGTAGATGTAATTACTACGGTTTCCGTAGTAGTAGCCTATATCCAGAACAAAAATACCGACTATAAGATCAGTAGTATCCTAGCCTTAGGGGCTGTAGTCGGTTCACAGATAGGGGTTAGGATTGCAGTAGAAACCCCGGAGAAGTTACTTGAAGGGGCTTTTGCAGTCTTCACTTCGGTCATGGCTTATATATCGTTCAGGAGGTCAAAGAACCCTGAGCTGAAGTTGAGGCACCTAAATCTGGGTAAGTTATCTTTCCCTGCGGGGTTTTTAATGGCGATCTTAGTGGGTATCGTTACCGGGACTCTAGGTGCTAGTGGAGGGATAATGTTCATAGCATTAATGATACTCCTCTTTTCTTCTATGTGTATAAAGAAGATGATCGGGACGGCGACCCTTTCTATGCTTTTTTCTGCCACAAGCGGTGCGATTGCATACTTCTCTGTAGGGCTGCTAGATCTAGAAGACTCATTAATAATAGGGACTACAGCCCTATTATTTGGGTACCTATTTGCAAGGATGGCGAACAAGATGAGACCTTCAACTATATACTTGTTTTTGGGGAGTACCTTCGTCCTAACTACGGTGTCTGAGATATTTAAGATAATTTAACTGTGAAAAGAGGAGAAGGTACTAATCCTCCCTACCTATACTCTTTATCCATGACAATATACTGTCCAAAC belongs to Stygiolobus caldivivus and includes:
- a CDS encoding sulfite exporter TauE/SafE family protein, with the translated sequence MSLALVVILILIGVAVGALTGITGSSGVLIVVPALSYLGLSFKDAVGSSLLVDVITTVSVVVAYIQNKNTDYKISSILALGAVVGSQIGVRIAVETPEKLLEGAFAVFTSVMAYISFRRSKNPELKLRHLNLGKLSFPAGFLMAILVGIVTGTLGASGGIMFIALMILLFSSMCIKKMIGTATLSMLFSATSGAIAYFSVGLLDLEDSLIIGTTALLFGYLFARMANKMRPSTIYLFLGSTFVLTTVSEIFKII